In one Ananas comosus cultivar F153 linkage group 12, ASM154086v1, whole genome shotgun sequence genomic region, the following are encoded:
- the LOC109718861 gene encoding calcium/calmodulin-regulated receptor-like kinase 1, with the protein MKGVSWSLIIGVTIGVVIGVLLAIIAVLCISFHKRRQQIGSSSARRASMIPIRANGFDNCSEVSGSTNRPDSPRVADEERGSSLFLEGPKRKNAVSVSGIPKYSYKDLQKATSNFTTLIGQGAFGSVYNAHLSTGEILAVKVLANNSKQGEKEFQTEVLLLGRLHHRNLVNLVGYCAEKGQHILLYVYMTNGSLASHLYGENRKPLSWDLRVRIALDVARGLEYLHDGATPPVVHRDIKSANILLDHSMRARVADFGLSREEMVTRGASNIRGTYGYLDPEYVSSRSFTKKSDVYSYGVLLFELIAGRNPQQGLMEYVELAAINADGQVGWEEIVDSRLDGAFDVDELNDIAAVAYKCVSKVSRKRPSMRDVVQALSRVIKESQIRKHHRKSPSDVQSSASEHRREESIDSASDFADV; encoded by the exons ATGAAAGGAGTGTCATGGAGTTTGATCATAGGGGTCACAATTGGGGTAGTTATAGGGGTACTTTTGGCTATCATTGCAGTGCTCTGCATTAGCTTCCATAAAAGGCGGCAGCAGATTGGGAGTAGCAGCGCGCGGAGGGCTTCGATGATTCCGATTCGCGCTAATGGCTTCGATAACTGTTCGGAGGTTTCGGGCTCAACCAACCGTCCAGATTCGCCGAGGGTTGCTGACGAAGAACGGGGATCGTCTCTTTTTCTCGAAGGACCCAAGAGGAAGAATGCAGTCTCAGTTTCTGGGATACCCAAATATTCGTATAA GGATTTGCAGAAAGCAACCAGCAATTTTACGACGCTGATCGGTCAAGGAgcatttggttcagtttataacgCTCACTTGTCTACTGGCGAGATACTGGCAGTTAAAGTGCTTGCCAATAATTCTAAGCAAGGCGAGAAAGAGTTCCAAACGGAG GTCCTACTTCTGGGAAGATTACATCACAGGAATCTTGTAAATTTGGTGGGCTATTGTGCTGAAAAAGGGCAACATATTCTATTATATGTCTACATGACTAATGGGAGCCTTGCTTCTCACTTGTATG GTGAAAATCGTAAACCGTTGAGCTGGGATCTGAGGGTCCGTATAGCTCTGGATGTCGCAAGAGGTTTGGAGTACCTTCATGATGGA GCTACCCCACCAGTAGTGCATCGTGACATCAAATCTGCAAATATATTGTTGGATCATTCCATGAGAGCTAGA GTTGCTGACTTTGGCCTATCGAGAGAGGAAATGGTTACTCGTGGTGCATCTAATATTAGGGGGACTTATGGCTATCTCGACCCCGAGTATGTATCATCAAGGTCATTCACAAAGAAGAGTGATGTGTACAGCTACGGCGTTTTGCTTTTCGAATTGATTGCTGGTAGAAACCCACAACAGGGTCTCATGGAATATGTCGAGCTG GCTGCAATAAATGCCGATGGACAAGTCGGGTGGGAGGAAATCGTGGATTCCCGACTGGACGGTGCATTCGATGTCGACGAGCTCAACGACATTGCAGCAGTCGCATACAAATGTGTGAGTAAAGTTTCACGGAAACGGCCTTCAATGCGCGATGTCGTCCAAGCACTCTCCCGCGTCATCAAAGAAAGCCAAATCCGAAAGCATCATAGGAAGAGTCCGTCAGACGTTCAGTCTTCGGCGTCAGAACACCGCAGAGAGGAATCGATTGACTCTGCATCTGATTTCGCAgatgtttaa
- the LOC109718864 gene encoding uncharacterized protein LOC109718864 — protein sequence MRLLAEWVSCGWRAARPEEAASERRGPQEKERPSPGEGVVRRRRRRRAAAYGGGGGGGGGAADPWRPSLGDIYEENAATEAAPLADAAAAAAGPATKLISAGSSGRVSPRARTGEFRQLEVTTISPAFTPTAFLF from the exons ATGAGGCTTTTGGCGGAGTGGGTTTCGTGCGGGTGGCGAGCGGCGCGGCCGGAGGAGGCGGCGTCGGAGCGGCGGGGGCCGCAGGAGAAGGAGCGGCCCTCTCCCGGAGAGGGCGTAgtgcggcggcgccgccgtaggaGGGCGGCGGCCtacggcggtggcggcggcggcggcggcggcgcggccgatCCTTGGAGGCCCTCGCTCGGGGACATCTACGAAGAGAACGCCGCTACGGAGGCGGCGCCactcgccgacgccgccgcagccgccgcggGCCCTGCGACGAAGCTCATCAGCGCCGGATCCTCAGGTAGGGTTTCGCCCCGCGCTCGCACCGGCGAGTTCAG GCAACTTGAAGTGACTACAATATCTCCAGCATTTACCCCTACGGCCTTTCTGTTCTAA